A single Oryza brachyantha chromosome 8, ObraRS2, whole genome shotgun sequence DNA region contains:
- the LOC107304724 gene encoding uncharacterized protein LOC107304724, producing MAVESSWWPLSPWLSPAAAWLVLFSAVVGAVVLMSSRGHSAPPPSTGRRSLTRSASSMVLERLSSFSVFSVVLPVSGVRGDVDSITASPPSETMLTPAAAEHAAASATRGAEAAEESPLADEAHPDPVVVSPSQPPQAAALAGEAASSEEEERPSKRKELAANATVVKRRGRAFAEEVEGKAEVNARAERFIRQFREDLRLQRLMSVLNRTHTLNGGGGGSPAP from the coding sequence ATGGCGGTGGAGTCGTCTTGGTGGCCGCTGTCGCCTTGGCTCAGCCCCGCCGCGGCGTGGCTCGTCCTATTCAGCGCGGTGGTCGGTGCTGTCGTCCTGATGTCGTCCCGGGGGCAcagtgcgccgccgccgtcgaccggGCGCCGCAGCCTCACCCGCAGCGCGTCGTCCATGGTGCTAGAGCGGCTCAGCTCCTTCTCTGTCTTCTCCGTCGTCCTCCCGGTCTCCGGCGTGCGAGGGGACGTGGACAGCATCACCGCAAGTCCACCGAGCGAGACCATGttgacgccggcggcggctgagcACGCCGCAGCGTCGGCGACACGGGGTgcagaggcggcggaggagagccCCTTGGCCGACGAGGCGCACCCAGACCCAGTGGTGGTCAGTCCTTCGCAGCCGCCACAAGCAGCCGCCCTTGCCGGCGAGGCGGCTTcttcggaggaggaggagaggccgAGCAAGAGGAAGGAGCTGGCGGCGAATGCCACCGTCGTCaagcggcgcgggcgcgcgttCGCGGAGGAGGTAGAAGGGAAGGCGGAGGTGAACGCGCGGGCGGAGAGGTTTATCCGGCAGTTCCGGGAGGATCTCAGGCTGCAGCGCCTCATGTCCGTCCTCAACCGCACCCACACActcaacggcggcggcggcggttcaCCCGCACCGTAG
- the LOC102711008 gene encoding uncharacterized protein LOC102711008, with protein MTSTTTNTITTTTTNNNNPPNHPVSTSTASHQRQSQLPVAAARPAHPTGSSGGGGSSSHRGTGGGGGGGGGGGGTNQACAACKYQRRKCNPDCPMAPYFPADQQRRFLNAHRLFGVSNILKTLRHLKPELCDDAMRTLIYQAEMRAHDPVGGCCRVIADLERQLDAETAELNTVLHHLALCRQAAATGASASVAAIMPAGMLDDPCADLDVTSSNQPLLLSAEQEVVDALYANQEPDATILHGDDGHHNQNGSQHEQHHGQQQRLYDYFYYDSTTGDDVSSKPNLDINVDGMQHFDFDTGYDVEHKLELTSDQMPVVVHEPNQIHHKEFETKAAPSFVDALDMRQEMVDVNTEIEVKEIVDMNADLDVKEMVDMNVKTTMVDVNADIDVVKTVVDVNDDIGVKEELQEVGNGKIVDAGKATQMAESSSNCRLGLGFSSF; from the coding sequence AtgacctccaccaccaccaacaccatcaccaccaccaccaccaacaacaacaacccTCCTAACCATCCGgtctccacctccaccgctTCCCACCAACGCCAGAGCCAGcttcccgtcgccgccgctcggcccgcCCACCCGaccggcagcagcggcggcggcggtagctCCTCGCATCgtggcaccggcggcggagggggaggcggtggcggtggcggtgggacGAACCAGGCGTGCGCGGCGTGCAAGTACCAGCGGCGCAAGTGCAACCCGGACTGCCCCATGGCGCCCTACTTCCCCGCCGACCAGCAGCGCCGCTTCCTCAACGCGCACCGCCTCTTCGGCGTCAGCAACATCCTCAAGACGCTCCGGCACCTCAAGCCGGAGCTCTGCGACGACGCCATGCGCACGCTCATCTACCAGGCCGAGATGCGGGCGCACGACCCCGTCGGAGGCTGCTGTCGGGTGATAGCCGACCTTGAGCGGCAGCTCGACGCGGAAACGGCTGAACTCAACACCGTTCTTCACCACCTCGCCCTGTGCCgtcaggcggcggcgaccggcgcaTCCGCCAGCGTCGCCGCCATTATGCCCGCAGGCATGTTGGACGATCCGTGCGCCGATCTCGATGTCACCTCGTCAAAccagcctctcctcctcaGCGCCGAGCAGGAGGTTGTTGATGCGCTCTATGCCAATCAAGAACCTGATGCCACAATTCTACATGGCGACGATGGCCATCATAATCAGAATGGCAGCCAACATGAGCAGCATCATGGACAGCAGCAGCGGCTCTACGACTACTTCTACTATGACTCGACCACCGGAGACGATGTCAGTAGCAAGCCGAACCTCGACATCAATGTCGACGGCATGCAGCATTTTGATTTCGACACCGGCTACGACGTCGAACACAAGCTGGAGCTCACGTCGGACCAAATGCCGGTGGTGGTACATGAGCCCAACCAGATTCACCATAAAGAGTTCGAGACAAAGGCGGCGCCGTCATTCGTTGATGCGTTGGACATGAGGCAGGAGATGGTGGATGTGAACACCGAAATTGAGGTGAAGGAGATTGTGGACATGAACGCCGACCTCGATGTCAAGGAAATGGTGGACATGAATGTGAAGACGACGATGGTGGACGTGAATGCGGACATCGATGTTGTGAAGACGGTGGTGGACGTGAACGACGACATTGGTGTGAAAGAGGAGCTGCAGGAGGTGGGAAATGGGAAGATCGTAGATGCAGGTAAAGCAACTCAAATGGCCGAGTCATCATCGAAttgcaggctagggttaggttTTTCTTCGTTCTAA
- the LOC102711286 gene encoding uncharacterized protein LOC102711286 → MVAHLTCLYNHVPRPSSPELATHLNLIITTFTGQGERGVWIGSVAVEMWSWLSSGAAWFVFLNVIVGAIAVMSWLGGHGAAATATGTPSSARRKQLERTASTVVMERLRSVANFPFQYLSGDYGVTPLHGEVSGTDCFYCPREAEEVVAQTTSVVAVQTAAPVKPEPPAPVRECLPETTTSMAMAPPSAPATAAAEAQAEAEPEEEDAEAEDSISLDEAYALAQQARAPRSAATSSPNPATAAAAGKKREPAKVTGAKPRRAREEVVEAKAEVNARADRFIQQFRADLKLQRINSIINYTNALRRRGGSAAPAPEPEPTR, encoded by the coding sequence ATGGTGGCTCACCTCACCTGCCTATATAACCATGTGCCCAGGCCCAGCTCACCTGAGCTAGCCACCCATCTCAATCTCATCATCACCACCTTCACCGGacagggagagagaggtgtTTGGATTGGATCGGTTGCGGTGGAGATGTGGTCGTGGCTCAGCTCCGGGGCGGCGTGGTTCGTCTTCTTGAACGTCATCGtcggcgccatcgccgtcaTGTCGTGGCTGGGGGgccatggcgcggcggcgacggcgacggggacgcCGTCGTCCGCGCGGCGGAAGCAGCTGGAGCGCACCGCGTCGACTGTTGTGATGGAGAGGCTCCGGTCCGTCGCCAACTTCCCCTTCCAGTACCTCTCCGGCGACTACGGCGTCACGCCGCTTCACGGCGAGGTGTCCGGGACGGATTGCTTCTACTGCCCGCGAGAAGCAGAGGAGGTGGTCGCGCAGACGACCAGTGTGGTGGCGGTGCAGACTGCGGCGCCGGTCAAGCCGGAACCGCCGGCGCCAGTGAGAGAGTGTCTGCCGGAGACGACAACGTCCATGGCGATGGCACCACCGAGCGCGCCTgcaacagcggcggcggaggcacaGGCGGAAGCGGAAccagaggaggaagacgcAGAAGCAGAGGACTCCATAAGCTTGGACGAGGCGTACGCGCTGGCGCAGCAGGCGCGCGCCCCGCGTTCCGCAGCCACGTCCTCACCCaatccggcgacggcggcggcggcggggaagaaGAGGGAGCCGGCCAAGGTGACGGGCGCCAAGCCGCGGCGGGCACGAGAAGAGGTGGTGGAAGCGAAGGCGGAGGTGAACGCACGGGCCGATCGTTTCATCCAGCAGTTCAGGGCGGACCTGAAGCTGCAGCGGATCAACTCCATCATCAACTACACCAACGCGCtgcgccgtcgcggcggcagcgcagcgccggcgccggagccggagccgacACGGTAG